In Solanum pennellii chromosome 7, SPENNV200, the following are encoded in one genomic region:
- the LOC107024774 gene encoding uncharacterized protein LOC107024774: MNPTQNQLSKLVYNSSVIDLTTQNPQYTFVSYQTPSPLPNNHPQMTPHPQNTQTAFNPQTTHPYLSQNTNPQAYPQNYQTAQNALSPSIAPPLPKRATFQVPVPTEHEVHGSELDHYEEHEREWKAKEEAKIDIKEEIKRAMKDLQCIPDIVGLSYDDLCIHPDLNLPEGFKIPKFDTFGDVGNPMAHLRAYCDQLVGVGRDEALLMRLFSQSLCGEALEWFTSHETRQWPSWNALTKDFIDRFAYNVEIVSSIFXLEKMKQKPTESYREFAYRWRKEAARVRPSMTEKEIVEVFVRVQEPKYYDRIMLLVGAKFVMIVKVGETIEDGLKSGKIARVSALPRSSGLIRKRREEVAAVSYGKRKNLRNTSRSQDCSRPLPKSHQAYYPQSNYPNNHNTALTYPNAQILSYKSPPPNLQKISPMYPNYPQPYQIPTPYQNIAPNCANAQSIYRAPSPIYQVQAPIYQNPLPNYQAPVPNYQTNPYPRSQVPRLNTRNYQQVPPPQQSGYDPSRPRFEKRPSRNFTALAEIRTKLFERLAVAGYIHPVGPKPVDVNSKFYKPYQRCAYHSNSVGHDTEDCINLKHKIQDLIDEEVVSLQPAARNVNTNPFPNHGGGNVNMIETGEDGCGTKMITPIVHEDLESDVASLSVRERREFVILTPAKVVALVPSETLVKPKFVIENAVAQGMTRSGRCYTPDELLSRRTEEGLC, encoded by the coding sequence ATGAATCCAACTCAGAACCAGCTTTCTAAACTTGTGTATAATTCGTCTGTGATAGATCTGACAACCCAAAACCCCCAATACACTTTTGTATCTTACCAAACTCCTTCACCTCTTCCAAATaaccaccctcaaatgacaCCCCATCCTCAGAATACTCAAACTGCCTTCAATCCCCAAACAACTCATCCCTATTTAAGTCAGAACACCAATCCTCAGGCCTACCCACAAAACTACCAGACCGCCCAAAACGCTCTAAGTCCCTCTATAGCTCCACCCCTCCCAAAAAGAGCCACCTTCCAAGTTCCCGTTCCTACCGAGCATGAGGTGCACGGTTCTGAGTTGGATCACTATGAAGAACATGAAAGAGAATGGAAGGCAAAGGAGGAAGCAAAGATCGATATAAAGGAGGAAATCAAAAGGGCTATGAAAGATCTACAGTGCATCCCAGACATCGTTGGACTCAGTTACGATGATTTGTGCATCCACCCAGATTTGAACCTTCCCGAAGGATTCAAAATCCCAAAGTTTGACACCTTCGGAGATGTAGGCAATCCCATGGCTCATCTGAGAGCGTATTGTGACCAGCTCGTGGGAGTTGGCAGGGATGAGGCCTTGTTGATGCGGCTTTTCAGCCAAAGTCTATGTGGGGAGGCCCTCGAGTGGTTTACTTCACACGAAACCAGGCAGTGGCCGAGTTGGAATGCGTTAACTAAAGACTTCATTGACCGATTCGCCTATAATGTCGAAATAGTTTCNTCGATATTCNCTCTAgagaagatgaagcagaaaCCAACTGAAAGCTATAGGGAATTTGCCTATAGATGGAGGAAAGAAGCAGCTAGGGTAAGGCCGTCCATGACCGAGAAAGAGATTGTGGAAGTGTTTGTGCGGGTGCAGGAGCCTAAGtactatgatagaatcatgttgctagTCGGAGCTAAATTCGTCATGATAGTCAAagttggtgagactatcgaagatgGTTTGAAATCGGGGAAGATAGCCCGTGTATCCGCGTTACCTCGGTCTTCAGGATTGATAAGGAAGAGAAGAGAGGAAGTTGCCGCTGTCTCGtatgggaaaagaaaaaatctCAGAAACACGTCGCGTTCCCAAGATTGCTCCAGGCCTTTACCAAAGTCTCACCAAGCCTACTACCCGCAATCCAATTATCCCAACAACCACAATACTGCCCTCACCTATCCAAATGCTCAAATTTTGTCATACAAAAGTCCACCCCCAAATCTCCAAAAAATTTCCCCCATGTACCCAAATTACCCTCAACCTTACCAAATTCCAACTCCCTATCAGAATATTGCTCCCAACTGTGCCAATGCACAGTCGATCTACCGAGCGCCCTCGCCCAtttatcaagtccaagctccaATTTATCAAAACCCTCTCCCGAATTACCAGGCTCCAGTGCCAAATTATCAAACAAACCCTTATCCTAGAAGCCAAGTTCCTCGTCTGAATACCCGAAATTATCAACAGGTGCCTCCCCCTCAGCAAAGCGGTTATGATCCTTCCCGTCCGAGATTTGAAAAAAGGCCTTCAAGGAACTTTACCGCACTTGCTGAAATCCGGACCAAACTATTTGAGAGACTAGCCGTAGCTGGATACATCCACCCTGTGGGGCCCAAGCCCGTGGATGTCAACTCAAAGTTCTACAAGCCATATCAAAGATGTGCTTATCACTCCAATAGTGTTGGACATGACACGGAAGATTGCATCAACCTTAAGCACAAAATCCAAGACCTGATCGATGAGGAGGTAGTTTCTCTTCAACCGGCGGCGCGAAACGTCAATACGAATCCGTTTCCAAATCATGGAGGTGGCAATGTTAATATGATTGAAACGGGTGAAGATGGGTGTGGAACAAAGATGATTACTCCTATTGTGCATGAGGACTTGGAAAGTGATGTCGCTTCTTTAAGCGTCAGGGAAAGGAGAGAGTTTGTTATACTGACACCTGCAAAggttgttgccttggtgccTTCGGAAACTCTCGTCAAGCCCAAATTTGTCATTGAAAATGCTGTAGCCCAAGGCATGACCAGGTCCGGAAGGTGCTACACTCCTGATGAGCTTTTATCTCGGAGGACAGAAGAAGGACTATGCTAA
- the LOC107024775 gene encoding uncharacterized protein K02A2.6-like: MENDCCEFVRKCQGCQVHGDLIRVPPHELNAMSSPWPFVAWGMDVIVPIELAASNGHRFILVAIDYFTKWVEAVSYKSATKKVVADFVRNNLICRFGVPESIITDNGANLNSHLMREICEQFKIIHRNSTAYRPKKNGAVEAANKNIKKILRKMIDKHRGWHEMLPYALLGYRTTVRTSTGATPYVLVYGTEAILLAEVEIPSLRIIQEAEVSNAKWVSKRIDQLILIDEKRMDGVCHGQLYRQRMTRAFHKRVRARNFGVGQLVLKRIFPHQDEYKGKFAPNWQGPYMVRKVLSGGALVLSEMNGSVWPKPINSDAVKRYYV, from the coding sequence atggagaatgactGTTGCGAATTCGTGCGAAAATGCCAAGGatgtcaagtgcacggtgaTTTGATACGAGTGCCACCTCACGAGCTTAATGCTATGAGCtcaccttggccatttgtagcttggggaaTGGATGTCATTGTTCCTATAGAGCTAGccgcttctaatggacacagATTTATCTTGGttgccattgattatttcaccaagtgggtggaagcagttTCTTACAAGTCGGCAACCAAGAAAGTGGTGGCCGATTTTGTccgcaacaatctgatatgcagaTTTGGAGtgccagaatccatcattactgataacggtgcaaatctcaacagtcatTTGATGAGAGAGATATGTGAGCAATTTAAGATTATTCATCGGAATTCAACTGCTTATCGCCCTAAAAAGAACGGAGCTGTAGAGGCCgccaacaagaatatcaaaaagattttgaggaaaatgattgacaaacATCGAGGTTGGCATGAAATGTTGCCATATGCTTTACTGGGTTATCGAACGACGGTCAGAACATCGACTGGTGCTACTCCATACGtgctagtatatggaacagaaGCAATTTTACTTGCTGAAGTTGAGATACCGTCcttgagaatcatccaagaagctgaaGTGAGTAACGCTAAATGGGTTAGCAAACGGATTGACCAACTAattttgattgatgagaagagaatggaTGGAGTCTGCCATGGCCAGTTATATAGACAGAGAATGACTCGTGCCTTTCACAAGAGAGTAAGAGCGAGAAATTTTGGAGTTGGCCAGTTGGTTCTTAAGCGTATTTTCCCTCATCAAGACGAGTACAAAGGAAAGTTCGCACCAAACTGGCAAGGTCCTTACATGGTTCGTaaagtattatctggaggtgctttggtcctgtcAGAGATGAATGGAAGTGTATGGCCTAAACCTATCAACTCAGATGCCgtcaagagatactacgtgTGA